DNA sequence from the Manihot esculenta cultivar AM560-2 chromosome 11, M.esculenta_v8, whole genome shotgun sequence genome:
AAAGACTCATGTTTGAATCATGTActctaatcttttattaaaaattttaataaaaaagtaattaataaatattttaaaatattaaaaatatttaatatattttttaaaattaattattcgattaaaataagcttttcattatataaaaattaaatagtaaatttttacttaaaatattaataataaaattattattgaacaATGCATAGCTTCGGACAGAATTTTCCATTTCATTTTCCGATTTCCATGTACTTCTTAAAGATGGGTTACGAGGTTGGTTGAAGACTGTATCCGCACCTTGGAAGCCTTGACCCCGCAGAGAGGAAAAAATTCAACAAGCTTTCTTATGGCGGACATGGTCGCCTCTCCTCTCTTGTGGATGCTCTCTGACAGGCTAATTTCTCTTATCGACAACAGCTCGCTCGTCAAAAATTTGCATTTGACTTTAGCAGAAATCCAAACTTTGGTTCTCGATGCAGAGAATAGATCGGAGGACGATGCAGCCCTTCGACGCTGGCTCACTGAGGTCAAAGATGCTGCCTATGAAGCCGACGATGTTCTCGATGAATTCATCAACAGTCTTTCAAGCTCCAAAATTCATAGCCTCTTTTCTCCCTTCCAGTGGCTTCTCCGTTTCAATTGTCAACGCAAGATGAAGGAAATTGAAGGACGACTTGATGCACTATTGAAGAGAAGGATCCAGTTTCAGAAGGCTGTCCCTCTAGTTAACTGGGATGGTTTCCAATCATTCGAGAGCAGTGCCAGTATCAAGGTACCCCATCGAGAAACTCGCTCATTTATATCTGAATCAGAAATTTTTGGTAGAAAGGAGGACAAACAGATTTTGCTGGATCTATTACTGGGTGACTCTGATGTAGAATTTAAGATTATTCCCATAGTGGGTATGGGCGGTCTAGGAAAGACGACTCTTGCTCAGTTGATATTCAATGATGAAAGGATCCATTATTTGTTTGAGAGAAGGTATTGGGTCTGTGTTAGCCAGAATTTTGACGTGAGAATGATTGGGAAAGCTCTTGTAGAAACAAAAACAGAAGCATCACGTTTCCTTATGAATACAGAGGAAACTGTAGATTCCATTGTTAGAGAGGAATTGAATGGCAGaagattttttattgttttagatgatgtttggaatgaagatcaagagaagTGGAATGTGTTGCAAAGGTGGTTCAGCGTGGGAGCTCGTGGATCCGCTGTTTTAGTGACTACAAGAAGTGCAAATGTTGCGGCTTTAATGGGAACTGTCGACCCCTACCGCCTGAAACTTCTGTCGGATGATGATGTCTGGTTACTTTTCAAGAACGTGGCCTTTAGCTCCAAAGGTGAAGAGAACATCAATAGCAGGCTTGTCGAAATTGGCAAGAGGCTTGTTGCCAGATGCAAAGGATTGCCTCTTGCTATTAAGACTCTTGCTGGTTTGATGCGATTTAAAGGAGAAGAAAGTGAATGGTTACAGATCAAGGATGATGATATATGGAATTTGCGGGAATTTGAATCTTCAGTTTTACCAGCCTTGAGACTGAGCTATAATCATCTACCATCGCATTTGAAGCAATGTTTTGCATACTGTTCAATATTTCCCCAAGGTGTTACAATTGGCAAGGAGCAACTGATCCAATTATGGGTTGCTGAAGGCTTCATTCAATCAATTGAAGGAAGTAGAAGCCTGGAGGACATTGGAAATGATTACTTCATGGAACTGTTTCGTCGGTCTTTCTTTGTGGAAATATGGAGAGATGAATATGGGGAGATAGTGAAGTGCCAGATGCATTATCTGATTCATGATCTTGCACGATTTGTTGCAAGTATTGGGTGTTCGATTATGGAAGGTAACACGTTGCAGAATGTCCCTGAAGAAGTTCGTCATTCATCTTTGGTTTATGATTCTTATCAGCTACCAACAACTTTGGAATCATTGCAAAAGGCCAAGAAACTCCGAACATTgcttttgttctctaacaatcTTGAGAAGATACCTGGACTCTTCTTGAAGTTAAGGTCCTTACGAGCCCTAGACTTGAGTGGAAGTCAAATTCAGAAGTTGTCTAGATCCGTTGGAAACCTCACACATTTGCGCTACCTCAACCTCTCATGCACTCGTATTGAAACGTTACCCAACTCCATCAGCAAACTTCAGAGCTTGAATACACTGGAGCTCATTGAATGCTACAATCTCCAGGAGTTACCAAATTCCATATCTGAGTTAATTAAACTCAGACATTTGGACATTCAGTCATGTTGTTCATTGTCCCATATGCCAGCAAGGATTGGGAAATTAAGGCTTCTTCAAAAATTGCCATTGTTCATTTTGAGCGATATTGATGGTTGTGGTTCTATAAGTGAGCTCAGCGAGCTAGATCTCAGAGGCAAATTGGAGATTAAGAATCTTGAGTTCGTGGACAACCCGACTGATGCTGAAAACGCAAAATTACTTAATAAGCAAAATCTTCGCACTTTGAAGTTATCATGGAGTCATGATGCTGTTGCAAGTGCTGAAATGTCTTTCCAAGTATTGGAAAAGCTAATGCCACCCCAGGAGCTGAAAGTTCTGCATATAATAGATTACAAAGGCACATCATATCCATCATGGTTGATTAATTCACTCCTCCAAAATGTTGCAGAAGTTTCTTTAGTCAACTGCAGCTGTAAGAAACTTCCTCCATTTGGGCAGCTACCCAACCTCAAGTACCTCTACATAAAAGGAATGCTGAAAGTGGAGAAAATAgataatgagttttatggagatGGAACCATCAAAGCATTTCCATCTTTGAGACAACTTGAGCTTTATGATATGCCATACTTAAAGGAGTGGTGGAATCTCAAATCAGATGAGCAGTCAAGTATGATCGAAACAGAAGAATCATCATCCTGCAAACAAATAGAAGAATTCACCTGCCTCGAATATCTAACAATCAAGGGATGCAGTAATTTGAGCAGACTGCCAGAACTTCCAAACCTGAAAAATCTGGCATTATGGAACTGCAATGAAGAGCTGTTGCTGTCACTGGACCAACTAGCATCACTGTCCACACTCGTGATCAATGAATTTCGAAAGCCACTATCTATACCTGCAGGAAACTTAACATCCTTGCGGAAGATGACAATATACGACTGTGATGATCTGCTTGCTCAGTTGGTTGATGACATGAAACCTTTGTCTTCTCTAGAGCACTTGAGAATTCTGTACTGTGATGCATTGAAATCTCTACCAACAGGCCTTAGATATCTCACTTCCCTCCAGAAGTTAGAGATAGCAGAATGTAGAGAATTGGTTGAAGTCCCAGATGTTATGGACAAGCTGTCTTCTCTCAAGGAGTTGACCATTGATGGGTGTCCAATGTTGAAATCATTGCCAGATAGCATCCGTTACCTAAGCAGGCTTGAAAAGCTAGTGATTGGAAGGTGCCCTGAATTAATTAAGCAACTGCACATAGAGGAAAGTGACGAGTGGTCCAAGACAGCACATATCCCACGcattgagaaagaaattgaagAATATCTTACTGAAGAAGACAGCCTTAGTGAGCCTTCATACTGAAGAAGTGATTCTCAGTGAAATTCTAAACAGGTTCCTCACAGGCCCTGTCATGTTCATATGTACATGTACCCGCTTTTTAACACAAAACTCTTCACCTAATTTTGttgtattaaaaatatgaataagTTTGATTCGGGCTTTCTCTGTTAGCTTGGATTAATCAATCATCAAGATATCTCTCTTGGTAAAACTTATCATGCCGTGAGTCTTGGATTAATCGAAACTAATTCTCTTGTCTTCTTTGTTCTCTTACTTGGTCCTTTcttctttaatttataataacacATAATTTGGTTAGTTCTATCCTTGCAAACACCGAATACTATTACATTAAGGCATTTCCAATGGTATCCTGTAGAATTATGGATTCCACAATTTTTTGTATTcatcaatatttatatatttttccaaATAAGAGCATAACAAGCTCTCCTGTACCCTCAGCCCTCCAAGATACGAACCCCAAACTCAACGTTTGAAATCGAAAGGAAGAGGGATGCGACCAAGAGGGTTTTCAAACAATTCCGTGAAGACTGCAATGAAACTCTCCCCTCTGCAGAGCTTATCAGATCCTTGAGCAGCTGCTCTGATGGCGAGAGTAAACGGTTCCGGTTCCTGCCCATTAAAGAAGATAGCAAGATCAATATCTCAGAAAGTGTTCTCCAAGACTTGGATCTTAGCGATGAAGAAATGGAAGTAAACTCACTCAACTGGGTGATACCTAAGGAGGTTCATATTGTTATAGACATGAAGCATCTGAACAAAATATTGCTCCTATTAATATTCAAACCTCAAACATTTCAAAGCTACGAGATATTTTCATGAGTCTCAGTGGTCAGTCTGCTGTTTCTTTCATTGCTTACTCTTCCAAGGCGTCTTCTTCATCTGTCTCACTCACGCATCATCCACTGTATATCATAGTGGCTGCTAATGCTAcggcttttcttttcctcttactAGCTTCTTGCTTAGAGGCGAAAAGCCATTTGCTGCGAAGAAGATCACTGGAGCAATAGGCATTACCGCCGCGGTAGTGGTGTTCTTCCTGATGATGGGGATGTTCCCCATCAAAACCATGTGATTTAATCACATGATTCAATTACCAGCATAATCAACAGAAACTTCGATTATGCTGGGGTATTGAAGCCTTTGAGGGTGAGAAGGCAAGTCATTCATGGCTTGTTTTAGTCAGTGCGACTCGTCAACGTAAATTTTTCCGAGATGTATTAGTAAACTATTTCTTTTTGCTTTCCTTTGCATTTTATGATTTCCTTGTGATGACTTCTATCCTATAGTTGTCATCACCTAGTGTCTTCCTGGTATGACTTCAGCTACATATGCTTATTCATGGGAGATTCTGATCAACTTCTTGGAATCATGGCAAAGGTAGAAGAGATTCGGCACGGTGGTGTGCTTGGAATACTCTCCcagttttatcaattttttcttttataatttttaatttatatcaaattaatatCGGTAATATTATGGCGttagtaaataataatatattaaattaatatttataatattagacTATAATATTATAGTgttagtaaataataataatttttaaatgctattaaaaatatttatagaaaaattgtattataatatattaaatttaaaaattatattataatatattattaatttttttaacttaattagttaaaattattataaattttgaagttctgattttattgttaaaaaaattatgatatagaatttttttttttttaaattcaagcaGTGAATGAACTTTAAAAGTAatcgaaataaaaataatattttttttatcatataaaagagattatattaaaaatctaataaattcAGAGTAATATAGTTTATAAAGAAAAGACAgatgatttaaaataaagtcCATATTTCACAAACGAAAAAGGTCCAACAAATCAATGAAACCCAATACCCTTAACACCGAACATCAAACAGATGTTCTACACAACCGACGCCGACACCAACACACTGAAAACAACCTTTAcacatcattattcaaaatGGAAACTCTGTGGAACCTTTGCGCATCAATATTCAAAGTAGAAACACCGAGAAACTGTCgacagaaaaaaataattataggaCCGTTATAATgaacaattaattaaattttagtgtCTCGTGTTTAAAATTATCGATGATGATAGTTACCGCAGAAtctcaaatcaaaataaaaaaataataaaaataaagaaaatcaaataaaactaAATCCATTAAACTCGTTCACCAAAAGAGAGAAGAGCCCGATAGCTGAATAAATACAAATCATCTGTTTCGATTTCTGGCTGCCCCTCTCGCTCTCGCTTTGGCTCTCTCTCCTTATTCTCTCTTCGCTTGTGTTTTTGACAATTTTTTAGAGG
Encoded proteins:
- the LOC110626950 gene encoding putative disease resistance protein RGA3, producing MADMVASPLLWMLSDRLISLIDNSSLVKNLHLTLAEIQTLVLDAENRSEDDAALRRWLTEVKDAAYEADDVLDEFINSLSSSKIHSLFSPFQWLLRFNCQRKMKEIEGRLDALLKRRIQFQKAVPLVNWDGFQSFESSASIKVPHRETRSFISESEIFGRKEDKQILLDLLLGDSDVEFKIIPIVGMGGLGKTTLAQLIFNDERIHYLFERRYWVCVSQNFDVRMIGKALVETKTEASRFLMNTEETVDSIVREELNGRRFFIVLDDVWNEDQEKWNVLQRWFSVGARGSAVLVTTRSANVAALMGTVDPYRLKLLSDDDVWLLFKNVAFSSKGEENINSRLVEIGKRLVARCKGLPLAIKTLAGLMRFKGEESEWLQIKDDDIWNLREFESSVLPALRLSYNHLPSHLKQCFAYCSIFPQGVTIGKEQLIQLWVAEGFIQSIEGSRSLEDIGNDYFMELFRRSFFVEIWRDEYGEIVKCQMHYLIHDLARFVASIGCSIMEGNTLQNVPEEVRHSSLVYDSYQLPTTLESLQKAKKLRTLLLFSNNLEKIPGLFLKLRSLRALDLSGSQIQKLSRSVGNLTHLRYLNLSCTRIETLPNSISKLQSLNTLELIECYNLQELPNSISELIKLRHLDIQSCCSLSHMPARIGKLRLLQKLPLFILSDIDGCGSISELSELDLRGKLEIKNLEFVDNPTDAENAKLLNKQNLRTLKLSWSHDAVASAEMSFQVLEKLMPPQELKVLHIIDYKGTSYPSWLINSLLQNVAEVSLVNCSCKKLPPFGQLPNLKYLYIKGMLKVEKIDNEFYGDGTIKAFPSLRQLELYDMPYLKEWWNLKSDEQSSMIETEESSSCKQIEEFTCLEYLTIKGCSNLSRLPELPNLKNLALWNCNEELLLSLDQLASLSTLVINEFRKPLSIPAGNLTSLRKMTIYDCDDLLAQLVDDMKPLSSLEHLRILYCDALKSLPTGLRYLTSLQKLEIAECRELVEVPDVMDKLSSLKELTIDGCPMLKSLPDSIRYLSRLEKLVIGRCPELIKQLHIEESDEWSKTAHIPRIEKEIEEYLTEEDSLSEPSY